In Terriglobales bacterium, the sequence CTTGTTGTTCAATAACGGTGCCTATGCCGAGTACATCCGCATCCCGCGGCGCATCGTGGAGACCAACATGCTGGCCATCCCGCCGGCCGTCTCGTTCGACGCGGCCGCCATGGCGGAGCCGCTGGCTTGTGTCCTGCGCGGCCTGCATGAGACCGGGGTGGAGATCGGCGACACCGTGGCGGTGATCGGCGGGGGGCCCATCGGCTTGATGTTCGTGCAGGTGGCCAAGCTCATCGGGTGCAACGTGGTGGGCGTGGTCAAGCGCGATTCCCAGGTAGACGCCGCCAAGAAGTTCGGCGCCGACGACGTGGTGCAGATCACCGAAGTGGACGACCCGGTGGAGGCCGTCCGCACCCTGAGCCCCGACCGCCGGGGCGCCGACGTGGTCATCGAAGCGGTGGGCCGCCCCGACGCCTGGGAGTGGGCCGTAGGCATGGTGCGCCGCGGCGGCACGGTGAATTTCTTCGGGGGCTGCGCCAACGGGACTCGCGTGCAGCTCGACACCAGCCGCCTGCACTACTCCGAGATCACGCTGAAGGCCACCTTCCACCATACCCCCGAGACGGTGCGCAAGGCCTTCGCGCTGATCGCCGAGAAGAAGGTCAAGGGGACCGACTACGTCACCAGCGAGGCGCCGCTCTCCCGCTTGCAGCAGGTGCTGCGGCACATGCTGAACCGCAACGGCGACATCAAGACGGCGATCATCCCGGGCCACTAGCCCGGCCGGCGGACGGTCGGCCGCGCCACAACCATGCCATCGGTCGCCAGCAACGAGCTTCATCCCGCGGGAGAATCCTCGCCCGCGCTCGCCCCGCGCCCGGGTGGGTGGAGCAAGCTGCCGCCGGAATACGCCATCCCTGAGCGCGCGCCCTCGCTGGCCGAGGCCCTGGCCTACTGCGAGCGTCTGGCCCGCTCCCATTACGAGAATTTCTCGGTCGCCACCTGGTTCCTGCCCAAGCGGCTGCGGCCGCACTTTTTCTCCATCTACGCCTACTGCCGCATCTCCGACGACCTGGGCGACGAGGTGGGCGATCCCGGGCAGTCGCTGGCCCTGCTGGACGAGTGGGAAGAGGAGCTGAACGCCACTTACCTGAGCCTAGTGGAGCCGCTGCCGCGCGAGATCCGCGGCGAAGTGGAGAAGCTGGAGGCGCAGCCCGCCGCCCGCAACCTGGCCCGGCCCCGCCACCCCGTCTTCCTCGCCTTGCGCGAGACCATCCGCCAGTGCGACATCCCCCGCCAGCCCTTCGCCGACCTGCTGCGGGCCTTCCGCCAGGACCAGACGGTGAAGCGCTATCCCAGCTTCGACGACGTCCTGGGCTACTGCCGCTACTCCGCCAATCCCGTGGGCCAGTTGGTGCTCTACGCCTGCGGCTACCGCGACGAGGAGCGCCATCGCCTCTCCGACTTCACCTGCACCGCCTTGCAGCTCGCCAACTTCTGGCAGGACGTGATCGTGGACTACGCCAAGGGCCGCATCTATCTTCCCCTTGAGGACCTGGAGCGCTTCTCGGTCCCGGAGCAGCAGATCGCGGAGCGCCGCTTCACCTCAGCCGTCCGCGACCTGATGCGCTTCGAGGTGGAGCGGGCGCGGGAGTGGTTTGCGCGTGGCCTGCCCCTGGCCCGCCAGGTGGACCGCGAGTTGGCGGTCGACATCGAGCTCTTCACGCGCGGCGGCCAGGCCATCCTGGACGCCATCGCGGGCCAGGACTACGACGTGCTGCGCCGCCGCCCCGTGGTCTCCAAGCCGCGCAAGCTGGGGCTGGTGGCGCGCGCCGCTCTCGGGAAGCTGCGATGAGCACGCAGCTCGATCACGCCTACGCCGTCTGCCGCGGCATCACCCGCTCCGCCGCCCGCAACTTCTACTACGCCTTCCTGGTGCTGCCGCGGGCGAAACGCAACGCCCTGGCCGCGGTCTATGCCTTCATGCGGCACTCCGACGACATCTGCGACGATCCCGGGCTTCCCCTGGAGGAGAAGCACGCGCGTCTGGCGCAATGGCTGGAAGACCTCCACGGGGTGCTGGCGGGCGAGGCCAGCGACGATCCCGTGCTGCTGGCCCTCGCCGACGCCCAGCAGCGCTTCCAGATCCCGCCCCAGCTCTTCGACCAACTGGTGCAGGGCACGGCCATGGACCTTCCCGAGCGGGAGCGGGGAGGTCCCGGTCCCCCCATTGCCTATCGCACCTTCGACGATCTGCGTGCCTACTGCCACTACGTGGCCTCGGTGGTGGGCCTGGTGTGCATCCGCATCTTCGGCTATCGCGACCCCGCCGCCGAGCCCTTGGCGGAGCGCACCGGCCTGGCCTTCCAGCTCACCAACATCATCCGCGACGTAAAAGAGGACGCCGCCATGGGCCGCGTCTACCTGCCCGAGGAGGACCTGGCGCGCTTCGACCTCTCGGCGGCGCAACTGGGCAACGGCTTCGATCCGGCGGCGCTGCGCCCGGTGCTGGAGATGGAAGCGGCGCGGGCGCGCGAGTTCTACCGCGCCGCTGAGCAGTTGCTGCCCCTGATCGACGCCGACAGCCGCCCCGCGCTGTGGACCCTGGTCGAGATCTACCGCTGCCTGCTGGAGAAGATCGCCGCCCGCGGCTACGACGTCTTCCGCGAGCGCGTGCGCCTCAGCGTCCCGGAGAAGCTGCACATCCTGTCCAAGGGGATCCTGCGACGCCTGGCCGCATGACCGCCCACCCAGCGCAAGCTCCGAAGGTGGGGGTGGTGGGCGGCGGGCTGGCCGGCCTCTCCGCCGCCTGCGCCCTGGCCGCCGCCGGCTGCCGCGTCACCCTCTTCGAGCGCCGCCCCTTCGTGGGCGGGCGCGCCTCCTCCTACGAGCATCCTGGGACCGGCGAGATCGTGGACAACTGCCAGCACGTGCTGCTGGGCTGCTGCACCAATTTGCTGGACTTCTACCGCCGCATCGGGGTGGAAGGGCGGATCCGCTGGTTCGACCAGCTCACGTTTGTCGAGCCGGGAGGACGGTGCTCGGTCATCCGGCCGTCGTGGCTGCCGGCGCCCCTGCACACCGCGCCCTCGTTCCTGGGCGCACCCTCGCTGCGGCTGCGCGACAAGCTGGCCATCGCCCGCGCCATGTCCAGCATCATGCGGCGGCTGCCCGCCGATACCCCGGAGAACTTCCTCTCCTGGCTGCGGCGCCACGGCCAGACCGAACGCGCCATCGAGCGCTTCTGGAAGGTGGTACTGGTCAGCGCCCTGAACGAGGACCTGGACCGGGTCTCGGTGTACTACGCGGCGCAGGTCTTTCGGGAGTCCTTCCTGAAGTCGGCGGAGGCGGGACGCATGGGAGTGCCGGCGGTGCCGCTGGGAGAACTTTACGGCGCGGCAGCCGACTTTATCCGCGCCCGTGGCGGGGAGGTGCTGCTGCGAGCCTCCGTGGAGAAGCTGGAGCCGGCTGGACAGGGCCTAAGACTGCTGGCCGGGGGCCGGGAAATGGCGGCGGAGGCGGCGGTTCTGGCAGTCCCCTTCGACGTTCTGGCGCGCCTGCTGCCGCCCGCCGGGGAGTTCAATGACATTCAAGTTAAACTCGAACGATTCACGACTTCCCCCATCACCGGCATCCACTTATGGTTCGACCGCCAGATCACCGATCTGCCCCATGCCGTGCTCCTCGAGCGCACCATCCAGTGGATGTTCCACAAGTCGCTGCTCCTCGACCGGCACGCAGTTTCGCAACCGGAGACTGGCTCCTACGTCGAACTGGTGGTGAGTTCGTCGAAATCGCTGGTGGAGAAGACGCGCAACGAGGTCCTGGAGATGGCGCAGCGCGAGTTGGCGGAGTTCTTTCCGGGAGCCTCGCGGGCCAAGCTGGTCAAGGCCACGGTGATCAAGGAGGTCAACGCCACCTACTCGGCGGTGCCGCAGTCGGACGCCTACCGTCCGGGGGCGGCCACGCCCTGGCCGCGGCTCTTCCTGGCGGGCGACTGGACCGCCACCGGCTGGCCCGCCACCATGGAGGGTGCAGTGCGCAGCGGCTACAAGGCGGCCGAGGCCTTGCTGAAGAGCGTGGGCCGGGACGAGCGCTTCCTGGTTCCGGACTTGCCGGCGCGAGGGCTGATGCGATTGTTCGCCTAGATCACCGCGCCAGCAGGGCCACGCCGGCGCAGGCCAGCAGCGCGGCCAGCCAGCGCCGCCGGTCCACATTCTCATGCAGCAGGAACTTGGCGGCGATGGCGCTGGTCACGAAGGTGAGGGAAGCAGAGGCCGGGGCCACCAGGCTTACGTCCGCCCAGGAGAGCGCCAGCAGCAGGCTGAAGAAGGCCAGGGCCATGCAGGCCAGCCCGGAGAAGAAGATGGGGCTGGTCAGGATGCGTCCCACCACCCCGAAAATGCCGATCTGCCGCCGCAACTGGCCCACGTCGCCGATCTTCTTCATGGCGCGCGAGAGCAGGACGTCGCCGGCGCTGGAGAAGAGCACGACCGCGGCGATGCCCACCCAGGTATAGAGGGTCCTCATGGCTCGCTCCGCACCGGCGCGCCCAGGGCCGGCTCGGGCCGCGGTTCCCGTTGCTTCCTGGGAGTGACCTCGGGCCCGCGGGTCACGAAGCCCACCGCCAGGCTCACCAGCAGGATGCCCAGCCAGCGCGTCAGGTCCACCTGCTCGTGCAGCATGTAGGTGGAGAGCAGGGCCAGGACCACGTAGCCCAGGGAGGTGGCAGGCAGCACGTAGGTGAGATCGGCCCAGGAGAGGGCGTGCAGGTAGGCGGCGAAGAATACCAGCAGGAAGCCGATGCCCAGCGCCACCCAGGGGGTGAAAACGGCGCTGATGACCTGAGTCCAGTGGGCGGCGGTGACCGCTCCCACCTGTCCCATGCCGCGTTTGAGGAAGACGTCGCCGAGCGGGCCGAAGATGAGGATGGCGAC encodes:
- a CDS encoding zinc-binding dehydrogenase; the encoded protein is LLFNNGAYAEYIRIPRRIVETNMLAIPPAVSFDAAAMAEPLACVLRGLHETGVEIGDTVAVIGGGPIGLMFVQVAKLIGCNVVGVVKRDSQVDAAKKFGADDVVQITEVDDPVEAVRTLSPDRRGADVVIEAVGRPDAWEWAVGMVRRGGTVNFFGGCANGTRVQLDTSRLHYSEITLKATFHHTPETVRKAFALIAEKKVKGTDYVTSEAPLSRLQQVLRHMLNRNGDIKTAIIPGH
- a CDS encoding EamA family transporter; amino-acid sequence: MNLRKYLVLVAILIFGPLGDVFLKRGMGQVGAVTAAHWTQVISAVFTPWVALGIGFLLVFFAAYLHALSWADLTYVLPATSLGYVVLALLSTYMLHEQVDLTRWLGILLVSLAVGFVTRGPEVTPRKQREPRPEPALGAPVRSEP
- a CDS encoding phytoene/squalene synthase family protein, with product MSTQLDHAYAVCRGITRSAARNFYYAFLVLPRAKRNALAAVYAFMRHSDDICDDPGLPLEEKHARLAQWLEDLHGVLAGEASDDPVLLALADAQQRFQIPPQLFDQLVQGTAMDLPERERGGPGPPIAYRTFDDLRAYCHYVASVVGLVCIRIFGYRDPAAEPLAERTGLAFQLTNIIRDVKEDAAMGRVYLPEEDLARFDLSAAQLGNGFDPAALRPVLEMEAARAREFYRAAEQLLPLIDADSRPALWTLVEIYRCLLEKIAARGYDVFRERVRLSVPEKLHILSKGILRRLAA
- the hpnC gene encoding squalene synthase HpnC is translated as MPSVASNELHPAGESSPALAPRPGGWSKLPPEYAIPERAPSLAEALAYCERLARSHYENFSVATWFLPKRLRPHFFSIYAYCRISDDLGDEVGDPGQSLALLDEWEEELNATYLSLVEPLPREIRGEVEKLEAQPAARNLARPRHPVFLALRETIRQCDIPRQPFADLLRAFRQDQTVKRYPSFDDVLGYCRYSANPVGQLVLYACGYRDEERHRLSDFTCTALQLANFWQDVIVDYAKGRIYLPLEDLERFSVPEQQIAERRFTSAVRDLMRFEVERAREWFARGLPLARQVDRELAVDIELFTRGGQAILDAIAGQDYDVLRRRPVVSKPRKLGLVARAALGKLR
- the hpnE gene encoding hydroxysqualene dehydroxylase HpnE encodes the protein MTAHPAQAPKVGVVGGGLAGLSAACALAAAGCRVTLFERRPFVGGRASSYEHPGTGEIVDNCQHVLLGCCTNLLDFYRRIGVEGRIRWFDQLTFVEPGGRCSVIRPSWLPAPLHTAPSFLGAPSLRLRDKLAIARAMSSIMRRLPADTPENFLSWLRRHGQTERAIERFWKVVLVSALNEDLDRVSVYYAAQVFRESFLKSAEAGRMGVPAVPLGELYGAAADFIRARGGEVLLRASVEKLEPAGQGLRLLAGGREMAAEAAVLAVPFDVLARLLPPAGEFNDIQVKLERFTTSPITGIHLWFDRQITDLPHAVLLERTIQWMFHKSLLLDRHAVSQPETGSYVELVVSSSKSLVEKTRNEVLEMAQRELAEFFPGASRAKLVKATVIKEVNATYSAVPQSDAYRPGAATPWPRLFLAGDWTATGWPATMEGAVRSGYKAAEALLKSVGRDERFLVPDLPARGLMRLFA
- a CDS encoding EamA family transporter, producing the protein MRTLYTWVGIAAVVLFSSAGDVLLSRAMKKIGDVGQLRRQIGIFGVVGRILTSPIFFSGLACMALAFFSLLLALSWADVSLVAPASASLTFVTSAIAAKFLLHENVDRRRWLAALLACAGVALLAR